The following proteins are co-located in the Patescibacteria group bacterium genome:
- a CDS encoding SAM-dependent methyltransferase has product MTVQSHIDKNSGSFRDPSGYIFRHNNEIYRYIAPNYLPHYRMLMDSGLYQKLVDEGLLISHQEKPNMPAIDGGLIIKPTMIPFISYPYEWCFSQIKDAALTTLKIQKIALEHNMVLKDANAYNIQFFQGKPILIDTLSFEKYEENAPWVAYQQFCQHFLVPLCLATYTDVFLPRLTSMFCDGIPLEIAVKLLPTRAHFNLGLQMHLFAHVKFQKNYNEKPKDAKSFKIKKSGLLALIFDLERVVNKLHFPSRHTEWGDYYTNTNYTSKAILEKENMVAKLIDKLDIKTVWDVGSNDGRFSRMATDKGLFTISSDIDPVAVEKNYLQTKVKNEKLMLPLIVDLNNPSPNIGWNNQEREAFFGRAKSDLILALALIHHIAISNNVPFDQVASFFAPLCRYLMIEFVPKDDSKVQRLLASRKDVFVHYNQPDFEKSFSQYFNIKEKILIKGTKRTLYLMETKTRVPHNE; this is encoded by the coding sequence ATGACAGTACAAAGCCATATTGATAAAAACTCGGGCTCATTTCGAGATCCCAGTGGATACATTTTTCGTCATAATAACGAAATCTATCGCTACATTGCCCCAAATTATTTGCCCCATTACCGTATGTTAATGGATTCCGGCTTGTATCAAAAACTAGTCGATGAAGGCTTGCTAATCTCGCATCAAGAAAAACCAAATATGCCCGCGATTGATGGCGGTTTAATCATCAAACCAACCATGATTCCGTTTATATCGTATCCATATGAATGGTGTTTTAGCCAAATTAAAGACGCGGCGCTAACTACCCTTAAAATCCAAAAAATCGCCCTTGAACACAATATGGTGCTTAAGGATGCTAACGCCTACAATATTCAGTTTTTTCAGGGCAAACCGATCTTAATTGACACTTTGTCTTTTGAAAAATACGAGGAAAATGCGCCCTGGGTGGCGTACCAACAGTTTTGCCAACATTTTTTGGTCCCATTGTGCTTAGCCACGTACACCGACGTATTTTTGCCCAGATTAACCAGCATGTTTTGCGACGGCATTCCGCTGGAAATTGCGGTAAAACTGCTGCCAACGCGGGCTCATTTTAACTTGGGATTGCAAATGCATTTGTTTGCCCACGTTAAATTTCAAAAAAACTATAATGAAAAACCCAAAGACGCTAAGTCTTTTAAGATCAAGAAGTCTGGTTTGCTGGCGCTAATTTTTGATCTCGAACGCGTGGTTAATAAATTACATTTCCCAAGCAGGCACACCGAGTGGGGAGACTATTACACTAATACCAATTACACTTCCAAGGCGATTCTAGAAAAAGAAAATATGGTGGCAAAATTGATCGACAAATTGGATATTAAGACGGTTTGGGATGTCGGGTCAAACGATGGACGTTTTAGCCGCATGGCAACAGACAAAGGATTATTTACGATCTCATCAGACATAGACCCGGTGGCGGTAGAGAAAAACTACCTGCAAACCAAAGTAAAAAACGAAAAGTTGATGCTGCCGTTAATTGTGGATCTAAACAACCCCAGCCCTAACATCGGCTGGAACAATCAAGAACGAGAAGCTTTTTTTGGCCGTGCTAAAAGCGACTTGATTCTAGCACTGGCGCTAATCCACCATATTGCCATTTCCAACAACGTCCCATTTGATCAAGTAGCAAGCTTTTTTGCCCCGCTCTGTCGATATTTAATGATCGAATTTGTGCCCAAAGATGACTCCAAAGTGCAACGTCTGTTAGCCAGTCGCAAAGATGTTTTTGTGCACTACAACCAACCGGATTTTGAAAAATCATTTTCTCAGTATTTCAATATCAAAGAAAAGATTTTAATTAAAGGAACCAAACGCACCCTGTATTTGATGGAAACAAAGACTCGCGTACCTCACAATGAATAG